One segment of Pantoea sp. Lij88 DNA contains the following:
- a CDS encoding MOSC N-terminal beta barrel domain-containing protein, whose product MITLSRLFIHPVKSMRGLALSHALVTDSGLAFDRLFMVTEPDGTFITARQYPELVRFTPAILPDGLLLAAPDGSQSLIRFSDFDEQEHPTEVWGNHFTARIAPRAINQWLSQFFTREVQLRWVGPQLRRRVKAFENIPLSFADGFPFLLINNASLHDLQQRCPASVRAEQFRPNLVISGAAAWDEDSWAEIQIGDVIFEVPKPCSRCVLTTVSTETGVKHPTGHPLATLQTFRTAQDGSGDIDFGLNLVARNSGVVRAGDEMVVLKRHAPRSYGAGEVVETLKPMQQAPDAVTITYQGQTFTGDNQQVLLDQLEMQGFRIPYSCRAGLCGSCKLNLVAGEVKALKQSALRQDGTLLSCSCIPAGDIELN is encoded by the coding sequence ATGATCACGCTTTCCCGCTTATTTATTCATCCTGTGAAGTCGATGCGGGGATTAGCATTATCACATGCGCTGGTCACTGACAGCGGACTGGCGTTTGATCGACTGTTCATGGTGACCGAACCTGATGGCACCTTTATTACCGCCCGGCAGTACCCGGAGCTGGTGCGCTTCACGCCCGCTATTTTACCGGATGGCCTGCTGCTGGCGGCCCCGGATGGCAGTCAGTCCCTGATCCGCTTCAGCGATTTCGATGAGCAGGAACATCCCACCGAGGTCTGGGGCAATCATTTTACCGCGCGCATCGCGCCGCGTGCGATAAACCAGTGGCTGAGCCAGTTCTTCACGCGTGAGGTTCAGCTGCGCTGGGTCGGTCCGCAACTCCGCCGCCGCGTCAAAGCGTTTGAAAATATTCCACTGAGCTTTGCCGATGGCTTTCCGTTTTTGCTGATCAACAACGCGTCGCTGCATGATCTGCAACAGCGCTGCCCGGCCAGCGTCCGGGCCGAACAGTTTCGCCCGAATCTGGTCATCAGCGGTGCTGCCGCGTGGGATGAAGATAGCTGGGCGGAGATTCAGATTGGCGACGTGATATTCGAGGTGCCTAAGCCCTGCAGTCGCTGCGTGCTCACCACGGTCAGCACTGAGACCGGCGTTAAGCATCCCACCGGTCATCCGCTGGCCACGCTGCAGACGTTCCGCACCGCCCAGGATGGCAGTGGTGATATCGATTTCGGTCTGAACTTAGTGGCGCGCAACAGTGGCGTGGTTCGTGCTGGTGATGAAATGGTTGTCCTGAAACGCCATGCCCCGCGCAGCTATGGTGCCGGTGAAGTCGTCGAAACACTGAAACCTATGCAGCAGGCGCCTGATGCCGTGACCATTACTTACCAGGGTCAGACGTTCACCGGAGATAATCAGCAGGTGTTACTGGATCAGCTGGAGATGCAGGGCTTCCGCATCCCCTACTCCTGTCGGGCGGGCCTGTGTGGCAGCTGCAAGCTGAATCTGGTCGCGGGCGAGGTGAAGGCGCTGAAACAGAGTGCCCTGCGTCAGGACGGCACACTGTTAAGCTGTAGCTGCATTCCGGCAGGGGATATCGAACTGAACTGA
- a CDS encoding ABC transporter ATP-binding protein, whose protein sequence is MSLISIHGAYLSFSDAPLLDNTELHIEENERVCLVGRNGAGKSTLMKIINGEQPLDDGRIIYETDLVVARLQQDPPRNITGSVYDFVAEGVEEQAEHLKAYHAISHVVMDDPSDKNLNEMARLQTILDHQNLWQLESRIHDVLEQIGLQPDTELSSLSGGWLRKAALGRALVSNPRVLMLDEPTNHLDIETIDWLETFLKNFSGSIVFISHDRSFIRNMATRIVDLDRGKLVSWPGNYDLYLEGKEEALRVEEMQNAEFDRKLAQEEVWIRQGIKARRTRNEGRVRALKALRREHSERREVMGKANMQVGEASRSGKIVFELENVDYAVDGKVLVKDFSTQVQRGDKIALIGPNGCGKTTLLRLMLQQLKADHGRVHSGTKLEVAYFDQHRAELDPDRTVMDNLAEGKQEVLVNGKPRHVLGYLQDFLFHPKRAMTPVRALSGGERNRLLLARLFLRPSNLMILDEPTNDLDVETLELLEELIDGYQGTVLLVSHDRQFVDNTVTECWIFEGNGEIGTFVGGYHDAQQQRAAYRQHRAAAPAKAAGNTAKPAAEKGDAKRNVNKLSYNLARELEQLPQKLEQLEARIGELQAKMSHPDFFSQAHDQTQPVLDNLAQAEQELETAFARWEELESLKNGA, encoded by the coding sequence ATGTCATTAATCAGTATCCACGGCGCTTATCTCTCCTTCAGCGATGCGCCGCTGTTAGACAATACCGAACTGCACATCGAAGAGAACGAACGCGTCTGTCTGGTGGGCCGTAACGGTGCGGGTAAATCCACGCTGATGAAAATCATCAATGGCGAACAGCCACTGGATGATGGCCGCATCATTTATGAAACCGACCTGGTCGTGGCGCGTCTGCAACAGGATCCACCGCGCAATATTACCGGCTCGGTCTATGACTTCGTGGCCGAGGGCGTTGAAGAGCAGGCTGAGCATCTGAAAGCCTATCACGCCATTTCCCATGTGGTGATGGACGATCCCAGCGATAAAAACCTTAATGAGATGGCGCGTCTGCAGACCATTCTCGACCATCAGAACCTGTGGCAGCTGGAGAGCCGCATCCATGATGTGCTGGAGCAGATTGGTCTGCAGCCCGATACCGAGCTGTCGTCACTCTCTGGCGGCTGGCTGCGTAAAGCGGCGCTGGGCCGTGCGCTGGTCAGTAACCCGCGCGTGCTGATGCTGGATGAGCCAACCAACCACCTCGATATCGAAACCATCGACTGGCTGGAAACCTTCCTGAAGAACTTCAGCGGCAGCATCGTCTTTATCTCGCATGACCGTTCGTTTATCCGCAACATGGCGACGCGCATTGTCGATCTTGACCGTGGCAAGCTGGTCTCCTGGCCGGGCAACTACGATCTCTACCTGGAAGGCAAAGAAGAAGCGCTGCGCGTTGAAGAGATGCAGAACGCTGAATTCGACCGCAAGCTGGCGCAGGAAGAAGTGTGGATCCGTCAGGGCATCAAAGCCCGTCGTACCCGTAACGAAGGCCGTGTGCGTGCGCTGAAAGCGCTGCGTCGTGAGCATTCCGAACGTCGCGAAGTGATGGGCAAAGCCAACATGCAGGTCGGTGAAGCGTCCCGCTCCGGCAAGATTGTCTTTGAGCTGGAAAATGTCGACTACGCGGTCGATGGCAAAGTGCTGGTGAAGGACTTCTCTACCCAGGTTCAGCGTGGCGACAAAATTGCGCTGATTGGGCCGAACGGCTGCGGTAAAACGACCTTACTGCGCCTGATGCTGCAGCAGCTGAAAGCCGATCATGGCCGCGTGCATTCCGGCACCAAGCTTGAAGTGGCTTACTTTGACCAGCATCGCGCTGAACTGGATCCGGATCGCACCGTGATGGACAACCTGGCCGAAGGCAAGCAGGAAGTGCTGGTTAACGGCAAACCGCGCCACGTGCTGGGCTATCTGCAGGACTTCCTGTTCCATCCAAAACGTGCGATGACGCCGGTGCGTGCCCTTTCGGGTGGTGAGCGTAACCGCCTGCTGCTGGCGCGCCTGTTCCTGCGTCCCAGCAACCTGATGATTCTGGATGAACCGACCAACGACCTCGACGTTGAAACGCTGGAACTGCTGGAAGAGCTGATTGATGGCTATCAGGGCACCGTCTTACTGGTGAGCCACGATCGTCAGTTCGTCGATAATACCGTCACCGAGTGCTGGATCTTTGAAGGCAACGGCGAGATCGGTACCTTTGTCGGCGGTTATCACGATGCGCAGCAGCAGCGCGCCGCCTACCGGCAGCACCGGGCTGCGGCCCCCGCGAAAGCAGCGGGTAACACCGCTAAGCCTGCCGCAGAGAAGGGTGACGCTAAGCGTAACGTGAATAAGCTCAGCTACAATCTGGCGCGTGAGCTGGAACAGCTGCCGCAAAAACTGGAGCAGCTGGAAGCACGCATCGGTGAACTGCAGGCGAAGATGAGTCACCCGGACTTCTTCAGTCAGGCACACGATCAGACGCAACCGGTGCTGGATAATCTGGCGCAGGCTGAGCAGGAGCTGGAAACGGCTTTTGCGCGCTGGGAAGAGCTTGAGTCACTGAAAAACGGCGCGTAG
- the rlmKL gene encoding bifunctional 23S rRNA (guanine(2069)-N(7))-methyltransferase RlmK/23S rRNA (guanine(2445)-N(2))-methyltransferase RlmL, translating to MNSLFASTARGLEELLKSELDALGAQDLQVVQGGVHYEADDRAMYQSLMWSRLASRILLPLGEFGVYSDLDLYLGVQSVDWPSMFGSDKTFVVHFSGTNDSIRNSQFGALKVKDAIVDSFTRQNLERPNVDREQADIRVNVWLNDDRASIALDLSGTSLHQRGYRQQTGQAPLKETLAAAIVLRSGWEPTTPLIDPMCGSGTLLIEAALIACDRAPGLLRKHWGFTAWSQFNAALWQDVKAEAQDRARAGTAATQARFFGYDNNGRVLEWAQANARRAGVYELFTFAQQDLLKLTNPVDPTIHGTVLSNPPYGERLESEPALIALHSQLGRLMKQHFGGWNLSLFSASPELLSCLQLRADRQFKAKNGPLDCVQKNYQLAVNSHESAGQIAEDYANRLRKNVKKLEKWARQEGIECYRIYDADLPDYNVAVDRYGDWVIIQEYAPPKTIDPNKARQRLFDVISATLSVLELPADRLIMKTRERQKGKAQYQKLSEKGDYFEVKEFNAHFWVNLTDYLDTGLFLDHRIARKMLGQMSQGKDFLNLFAYTGTASVHAGLGGARSTTTVDMSRTYLEWAERNLRLNGLTGRQHRLMQADCLSWLNESDENFDLIFIDPPTFSNSKRMEESFDVQRDHMMLMRNLKRLLRRGGTIMFSNNKRGFKMDMDGLKALGLQAQDITQKTQSQDFARNRQIHNCWLITHAGKE from the coding sequence ATGAATTCTCTGTTTGCCAGCACGGCGCGTGGGCTCGAAGAGCTGTTAAAAAGTGAGCTGGACGCGCTGGGCGCGCAGGATTTGCAAGTGGTGCAGGGAGGCGTTCACTACGAAGCCGACGATCGCGCCATGTACCAAAGCCTGATGTGGAGTCGTTTAGCATCACGCATCCTGTTGCCGCTGGGAGAGTTTGGCGTCTACAGCGATCTCGATCTCTATCTGGGTGTGCAGAGCGTGGACTGGCCGTCGATGTTCGGCAGCGACAAAACCTTTGTCGTGCATTTCAGCGGCACCAACGACTCCATTCGTAACAGCCAGTTCGGCGCGCTGAAAGTGAAAGATGCCATCGTGGACAGCTTTACCCGTCAGAATCTCGAACGGCCAAATGTCGATCGCGAGCAGGCGGATATCCGCGTCAACGTCTGGCTGAATGACGACCGCGCCAGCATCGCGCTGGATCTCAGCGGCACCTCGCTGCATCAGCGCGGTTATCGCCAGCAGACCGGTCAGGCACCGTTAAAAGAGACGCTGGCGGCGGCAATCGTGCTGCGTTCAGGCTGGGAGCCGACCACACCGCTGATCGACCCGATGTGTGGTTCCGGTACACTGCTGATTGAAGCGGCGCTGATCGCCTGCGATCGCGCACCCGGCCTGCTGCGTAAGCACTGGGGCTTCACCGCATGGAGCCAGTTTAATGCTGCGCTGTGGCAGGACGTAAAAGCTGAGGCGCAGGACCGTGCCCGCGCAGGTACGGCCGCGACTCAGGCGCGCTTCTTTGGCTACGACAACAATGGTCGTGTGCTGGAGTGGGCGCAGGCGAATGCCCGCCGCGCTGGCGTCTATGAACTCTTTACGTTTGCTCAGCAGGACCTGCTGAAGCTGACCAATCCGGTCGATCCGACGATTCACGGCACGGTACTGAGCAATCCGCCTTACGGTGAGCGTCTGGAAAGCGAACCTGCCCTGATTGCGCTGCACAGCCAGCTCGGACGTCTGATGAAGCAGCATTTTGGCGGCTGGAACCTGTCGCTGTTCAGCGCCTCACCAGAACTGCTGAGCTGCCTGCAGCTGCGTGCCGATCGCCAGTTTAAAGCGAAGAACGGTCCGCTGGACTGCGTGCAGAAAAACTATCAGCTGGCGGTTAACAGCCATGAAAGCGCCGGACAGATTGCGGAAGATTACGCGAACCGTCTGCGTAAAAACGTGAAAAAGCTGGAGAAGTGGGCGCGTCAGGAAGGCATCGAATGCTACCGCATTTATGATGCCGATCTGCCAGACTACAACGTTGCTGTCGATCGCTATGGCGACTGGGTAATTATCCAGGAGTACGCGCCACCGAAAACCATCGATCCAAACAAAGCGCGTCAGCGCCTGTTCGATGTGATCAGCGCGACCCTGAGCGTGCTGGAACTGCCTGCCGACCGTCTGATTATGAAAACGCGTGAACGCCAGAAAGGCAAAGCGCAGTATCAGAAGCTCAGCGAGAAGGGCGACTATTTCGAAGTTAAAGAGTTTAATGCGCATTTCTGGGTGAATCTGACCGACTATCTCGATACCGGCCTGTTCCTCGATCACCGCATTGCCCGTAAAATGCTCGGCCAGATGAGTCAGGGCAAAGATTTCCTGAACCTGTTTGCCTATACCGGCACCGCCAGTGTGCATGCCGGTCTGGGTGGGGCGCGTTCAACCACCACGGTAGATATGTCGCGTACCTATCTGGAGTGGGCAGAGCGCAACCTGCGCCTCAACGGACTGACCGGGCGTCAGCACCGTCTGATGCAGGCGGACTGCCTGAGCTGGCTGAATGAGAGTGACGAGAATTTTGACCTGATCTTTATCGATCCGCCAACCTTCTCCAACTCAAAACGTATGGAAGAGAGCTTTGACGTTCAGCGCGATCATATGATGCTGATGCGAAACCTGAAGCGCCTGCTGCGTCGCGGCGGCACCATCATGTTCTCCAATAACAAACGCGGTTTCAAAATGGACATGGATGGCCTGAAAGCACTGGGCCTGCAGGCGCAGGATATTACCCAGAAAACGCAGTCGCAGGACTTCGCGCGTAACCGTCAAATTCACAACTGCTGGCTGATCACTCACGCCGGTAAGGAATAA